Genomic DNA from Desulfobacterales bacterium:
ACAATACCAAATCTGAGCGGATGACCACGGGCCCGGGCCCATGGCCATCCGTTCTTTTATTATAAAACTATTTATAAAACGACTAACGGCCGCCGGATCCGCGGCCAAATACGTCGCGACCCGCCAGGGGGTTGTATAGCTTTGTAATGGCAAATTTCATCACATCGATGCTTTTCATATCAAGGATTATTTTCCACAGGATCTCTTCCCCCTTCTCCGGAAGCACGCAGGCATTGGAAGCGTCAAAAGTCAGCCCCTCATAGCCTTTGACCAGTTTTTTCTGGTCCTTTGCGGTCATTCCCACTTGGACGGCCTGTTTGCCGTCGACCGTCTTGACCTGGCCGGCCAGTTCTGTATCCTGAAGCTGTTTGATTTTGTCATCATTGAGAAAAATATTAATGTAAGCGTCGGCCATTTTGTCACCTCCATATTTATAGGAATGTTATCAGAAAACTGTATCTCCAACCTAAACGCGCCATCTATAGAGCATTTCCATAACCGATGTCAAAGAAAATCTGACCGGAAAAACAGGGAATTGGGAATAGCCGACGATTTCAATGGGTACAAAAGCGTCGGCTGCCACAACCCGGATGATTGCTGCGGTTATAGGTAAAATCAGATAGCGTAAATAGTAAATTGAAGCAGCCCTTAACCCTTTCAGGATCAGGCGGGAAAACGGGTTTTGAGGGTTTCTGGCATGGAAATGAGCAGCGGCATCCGGATCAGCAGGTCGAGGGCGACAAAGGCCATGAACACATATTGCGGTCCGATTTTATCCCATATCAGACCTGCCAGGAACGCCATGGCGGCATTCAGCAGCATCCGGAAACAGCGCGTGATTCCCAGCCACCGTCCCATCTGATCGGCCGGCACCAGCTCCCGTTCCATTGCCATGGCGATGGGTGCGCCGATCCAGTAGAACCCTTGTAGAACTCCGGCAATGACCAGCCAGGCCGGGCTTGTCGCCCATACCAGGATGGCGTTGGATACCCAGAAAAGCGGGATGGTCAGGTATAGAACCCGTTTGCGGCCGATGCTGTCGGCCAGCCGCCCCAAGGGTATGGCAAGGACGATGGATGTCAGGGACGCCCCGGTAACCATGGCCGCCAGGATAAACCCGTCCGCCCCTTTGGCCTCATTGGCGAAAACCTGGGAAAATGGAAAAATCATGCCGAGGGGCAGATTGCCGATCGCAGCCAGGACCAGCCAACGCCTGAGATAGCGGCCCCCCCTGATAATCCCGTAAAGGTCTGAGAATAAATTCTGCGGGGATCTGTTGACGTTGTTCCATTTCCGGTTTGATAACTGCGTGTAAACCAAAAGCAGGCTGCCGATGCTGATGGCCAGGGCGACAAAGAATAACGGCCGGATGCCGTCGACGCTGACCCCGCCGAAAGCCGTTATCAGCCACGCGGCCAGCATGGGGCCGACCATCCCCAACAGCCCGGCAGCGACAGTCTCACAGATCGTCATACCGGTGGCCCGATCCTGGTTCTGCAGGCAATTCCCGCAAACCGTCGCACAGCTTTGGGTGCTGACTGATTGGCCCAGCCAATAGGCAATCATGGCAAAAATGGTAATCGTCCAGCCGCCGGCCAGGCTGTACATGAGATAGGAAATCGCCATAAAGCCGATGCCGGTGAGGTAGATTTTTTTGGGACCGGTCCGGTCTATGAACCAACCCACCAGCGGACTGGCCACGCCGGCGCAAATCATGCCGACGCTGTTCACCATCCCCAGCTGCGTCGCGCTGGCCCCCAGGGCCACGATATAGATGGACAGGTAGGGGAAAATCATCTGATAGGCAAGCTTGTCCAGAGATGTCCGGCCAACCGTAACTTTCCAGTCGCGCTGCTGCCGGTTTATGAAATGGAGCGCCGCGGAAAAAGAGCCCAAATGAGGCTTAATAGAATGATTGAGTCCGGTATTCATCAGTTGAATCTTTTATTTGGGAGGCACAGGCGGACCCACCAGTCTTTGTTTTAGGTGCGTGCAGATATTTCCTCAGCACCCCCGCCGAAATCTCTGGCAGGGCATCCGGCGGCGGTGAGAAAGAAATGCATGCCGCCGGGGTATTTATGGGACGCACGCTGGAAAGTCAAGGATTAACTCCAAGAAAAGATATGCGTAAGGGCCCAAAAATTTGACGTCCCTAGAGCGCAGCCACATCAGGGGACCCGTCCCTTTCCCGCCCGAAACGCCGGCACATGACCGTTTCCCCCGATGATCCGGCCTGTGGTTTTTTTATTGACGAATCAGGAATTCCCGGATAGAAATTAAGGGTCAAACAATCTTCATTCCTGCGCTTAATGCTCTGTGTTTCTCTCGGAAAACTATCTCCCCTGGCCTGACGCCTCGCTCTCAATCTTACGGAAGGTGTTCTCATTCGTATCTTTGCTATTCAGGAGGTAACCGTCTATGGCTGGAAATGCGCTGCTCCACAGATTTGAACGGCTGCTGGCCCTGGCCGATGTTGAAATCGGCGGAACGCGCGCATGGGATATCCACATCCATAATCAAGGGCTTTATACCCGTGTCATGACGGGCGGTTCGCTGGCTTTGGGCCAATCTTACATGGATGGCTGGTGGGATTGCCCCAGACTGGACGAGTTTTTTTTTCGAATTCTGCGGGCGCAGCTCGATACCATGGTAAAGCCCCGCACATGGCTGCTCGATTCCCTGAAAGTCGGGCTGTTCAACCGCCAGAAGCCGTCGCGAGCCTACCAGGTCGGATCGCATCACTACGATATGGACATCCATTTCTATCGGCACATGCTCGATGATCGGCTGATCTACAGTTGCGGTTTCTGGGAAACCGCAACCACCCTTGAAGCCGCCCAGGAAAACAAGCTGAATCTTGTCTGTCGCAAGCTGGATTTGCAGCCGGGCATGCGGGTTCTGGACATCGGATGCGGTTGGGGATGGACCGCCAAGTTTATCGCGGAACGGTTCGACGTCGAAGTTGTCGGCATCACTGTTTCAGACCGGCAGGCAGCCTATGCAAAAGAATTGTGCCGGGGACTCCCCATCGATATCCGCCTGCAGGATTATCGAAAGATTGATGAATCTTTTGATCGCGTTCTGTCCATCGGCATGTTTGAACATGTCGGTCACAAGAACTACGCCGGTTTTATGCGTGTCGTCAGGAATTGCCTGAAGGATGATGAAAGCCTCTTTTTGCTGCATACCATCGGAACAAACCAGTCTGACACCGTCACCGACCCCTGGATCGAACGCTACATCTTTCCGAATTCCATACTGCCGTCGGCCAAACAGATATGTGCCGCCGTCGAGGGAGTCTTCGTTCTGGAGGACTGGCACAGTTTTGGTCCGGATTACGACCGGACCCTGTTGCAATGGTTCCGTAATTTAGATAAAAACTGGGAAATCCTCAGTGCCTCCTATGACAACCACTTCTACCGGATGTGGAAATATTACCTGTTGTCCTGTGCCGGGTCTTTCCGCGCCAGAAAAAATCAGTTGTGGCAATTGGTGCTTTCTCCCAAAGGGATACTTCGCGGATACAGGACACAGCGCCATTACGTTTGAAAAATGGAATTGCCGAAAAAGCCCGGCCAAAGGAACATTCCTGGAAAAACGGCTATATTTATTGCCAATTAATTATCAGATGTGTTATTTATTAGAAAAATAATTGCCCCCTTTTTTCAGGGGGGGCTTGGGAATTTCTTTAGGAACGCACGTTAAAATCCTTTTTGCGAATACGTTACCGTATTTTCTGACACCTGTACTTAAATTGACCCTGACAAATGTTTCCGGAAACAATTACCAGCACCAGGGAGCTTTGTTGCAGCAATGGATAATGGGGGCAGACGATCAGCGGTCGATAGACGAATATCGTTCAATCCATCGCATGGGCCTGAAAGAAGGTCCGGTTTGGATAGACGAAGCGGTTTCGACCGTCGCAGCGAGCGTTACAGCCACCGGAGAGAGAAAGAGCGCCGAAACATTTAGAATATCCTGATGCTATCGCAAGAGCGCAGCCGCCGCCGCAAACGCTTTTTCCGTATCAGGCAGCCGGGTCATTTCCGGCACCACCTGAATATAGCGAACGATACCGTCTTTATCCACCAGCACCACCGATCGGGCCAACAGCAGCAATTCATCCATCAAAAACAAATTGCAAAATTAGTCCCTATCATGTATAGCCCCCAGCAAGCAGGCAGAGACTGCGGTGAACTGATTTTCATATGAGGAGCGTGGATATGTCAGACGACATCAACAACGAGAAAGAACACGAGGAAGAAAGCTTTGCCGATCTTTTCGAATCTTACAGCGCCGGCATGAAGGACGATCTCAAGGTCGGCGACAAGATAATGGCCAGGATCATTTCCATTGGAAAAAATTCGGTTTTTTTGGATACCGGCACCAAAGTTGACGGGGTTGTGGAGGGGGCGGAACTGCTGGACAAAGACGGAAACATGCCCTATCACGAAGGCGATGAAATTGAACTGTATGTAGTCTTGCAGAATGAGCATGAAATCCGGCTTTCCAAAGCCATTTCCGGTGTCGGCGGGATCGAGCTGCTGCAAGACGCCTTTGCCAGCGCCATTCCGGTGGAAGGAAAAGTCAGCGCTACCTGCAAAGGAGGATTCCACGTTGAAATGCTGCAGCGGCGCACTTTTTGTCCCATCAGCCAGATCGACGTCAACTTTGTGGAAACTCCCGAAGATTACGTGGGGCAGACATTTCAATTTTTGATTACCCAGTTTGAGGAAAGGGGCCGGAACATCGTTGTCTCCCGCCGGAAACTGCTGGCCAAGGCCATGGAAAAAGAAAAAGAAGCCTTTTTAGAGACCTTGAATAAGGGCGATCTTATAGAGGGCCGGGTCACCCGGCTGATGCCTTACGGCGCGTTTGTCGAACTGACCCCCGGCCTTGAGGGAATGGTTCATATTTCCGAGCTGAGCTGGTCCCGTGTAGACAAACCTGATGACATCGTCCAGGCCAATGACAGGGTCATGGTCAAAGTGGTGGACATCAGCGAAAGCGACAAAAAAAATCAGAAAAAAATCGCCCTGTCCATGAAACAGGTTTCCGGGGATCCCTGGGATACGGTTGCAGAAAAAATTCACGCCGGCGACAAAGTGAACGGAAAGGTTACCCGCTGCATGGATTTTGGCGCTTTTGTGGAAATCGCTCCCGGCATCGAAGGCCTGGTTCATGTCAGCGAAATGAGCTATGTCAAACGGATTATCAAACCCGACGACGTGGTCAAGCCGGGTGAAATGGTTTCCGTCCTGGTAAAGGAACTCGATCCCAAAGGACGGCGAATATCCCTGAGCCTCCGCGCAGCCGAGGGAGATCCCTGGCTGGAAGTGTCGGACAAGTTCCGGGTCGGACAGATCGTTACCGGAACCCTGGAGAAGAAAGAAAAATTCGGTTATTTTATCTCTCTGGCGCCCGGCATTACTGGGCTTCTGCCGAAATCAAAAATCAGCGCCTCCGAGAAACCCGCGGCCATCGAAGGGCTTAAGGTCGGTGATCCACTGGCCGTAACCGTTGAATCGATCCGTCTGCACGAACGAAAGATTTCACTGGCTGCCGGGGACGCAACCGACGAAGGCGCGTGGAAAAATTTCGCTCCGGCCGCACCCCAGGAACCCGCCGGCGATCTGGCTGAAAAGCTGCGCCAAGCCATGGCGGAAAAGAATAACAAGTAAAGGATCCGGACGCATAGCGAAGACTTTGGTTATCCTCAAAGGGGGCTTTGTTGGAATTTCATTCACCTGTTGAAATTCCAACCATGACATATTTGTAAAAAATCCTGAATCCCGTCATGCCTGCCCCGCACCGAGTGCGGGATAAACTGCGACAGTCATCCAGCCACGCTTTAGCGTGGCGAAATCACCGGATTCCACCCTTCTAAACTGTGTCGTGGTTGTTAAAATGAATTCTTGTTCTTGATATGTTTTGGAATCGCCGCCTGCAGTCGGCTGAATAGATTGTCCAGCAAATCTTCGGCCGCCCGAAGGTCTTTTTTTGAAGAAAAGGCCGATTCCAGTTCCTTGAAGATCTCCTCATAACGGGACAGCGGTACGTTCTTTCCCCATCGTTGGACCGGGGGTCGCGGATATTCTCCGTTTTCAAAAAAATAGTTGCACGGACCGGGTGCGTCTTTTCGGCGAAAAGGCCACCCCCTTTTCAAACCGGCAAATTCACGCAGGAGTTCCACCGACTCGGACCTTTTCCCAAAGTCAGCCGCTGTAATCGGGCGGCCGATGCGACCTTCAACCTCCCTGAAAAAAGCGGCCAACAGCCGGCGCTCGGTCACGATCAGGCCAAAGGGGTACCAGTGGTCCATCGCCAGGCGGAAGATTTGCAGATAAGACCGGGGCAACTGCCGCACACTCGGACAGAAGTAAATCCGGCAGGCCATGGCGCCGTAATAGCTCAGTCCGCGCCAGTCAATGCCGTTGTTGCCCGCCGCCGCCGGATGAAGCAGACAGCCGACCCGCCGGCCGTTTAGGCCGATCAGCCCCAGAAACGGGCAGTGGTAAAAATCCGGAAACGGTCTTTTGGGCGGTGTCCACCCTTCGATTTTTTTCTGGAATGCTTCGATGGCTTCAACGGTCCGGGGCATCCGGGCAAATTCTTCGGTTCGCCCGGTCAACATGGCTTCAAGCGATCCTTGCGAAAGATCTCTGACATTGTAAAGCCCGCAGCAGGCCCCGCAGGAGACCCTTTCGTCCACCTGGCAGAGATACACTTCGCCGGAGCGCTTGGTTGCTTCACTTTCCATACGCAAATTGTTTTTTGCCGACATGCTGAATCACAGTTTTTATAGGAAATTCTCCGGTGATTGAAATGCTGCATAATTTTGACAACTGCTATCATTAAAATCAACGATAATGTTTGTTTATCTCTAAAACCAGCTTTAAAACCAAATTGACAGAACCCTGTCCTTCAATTACACTGGCGTTGATGACAATGCTCGCCGTGAAATCCTAACAGGAATTTACTAAAACTTTATTCAAACGAAAAGGATGATCATGACCACCATCTCAAAGGCAAAGGGTATTTACCTGATCAACAATATGGAAGTCGTTGAAGACAATGACAAATCAACTCAGAAACGCGTTGACGCTGCCTGCCGGCGGCAGGGGCTGAAGGCAACCGAGGCCCAAAATCTGGTTCCCGACAAACTGAAACAGGAGACTATCGCCTACGGCATTCTCCAAAGTCACAACAAAGGCAGGGACAAAGAGTCGCTCAATATTTCCTTTGATTCCCTGGCTTCCCACGACATCACCTACGTCGGCATCACCCAGACTGCCCGGGCCGGCGGCCTGGAACGATTTCCCCTGCCCCATGTCCTGACCAACTGCCACAACAGCCTTTGTGCGGTGGGCGGCACCATCAACGAGGACGATCATGTCTTCGGTCTTTCAGCCGCCAAAAAATACGGCGGAATTTTCGTTCCCACCCATCTGGCGGTGATCCATCAGTATGTGCGCGAGATGATGTCCGGCTGCGGCCGGATGATTCTCGGGGCCGACAGCCATACCCGCTACGGCGCACTGGGGACCATGGGTGTCGGCGAAGGCGCCCCGGAACTGGTCAAGCAGCTCCTGGGTGAAACCTGGGACATCCAATATCCCGATGTCGTGGCCGTCTATCTGGAAGGTACGCCCCCCAAAGGGACCGGGCCCCAGGATGTCGCACTGGCCCTCGTCGCGGCCCTGTTTCAATCAGGATATGTCAAAAACAAGGTCATGGAGTTTGTCGGCCCGGGAATCTCAAACCTTTCGGTCGAGTTTCGCATCGGCATCGATGTCATGACCACCGAGACCACCTGCCTGAGTTCCATCTGGACTACCGACAAGGAAGTTAAAAAATATTACCGGGTCCACGGCCGCGAAAATGATTTTAGCGTGCTGGCACCGGGCCCTGTTGCGTATTATGACGGCCTGGTGCGGGTGGATCTGTCCAAAATAGAACCCATGATCGCCCTGCCCTTTCATCCCAGCAATGCCTACGCCATTTCAGATTTCAAGAAAAACGCCGGGGACATTCTTAGAAAAACGGAAAAAGAGGCCGCCGCTCTTTTTGACCGTCAGCGCGTCGCTTTTTCCCTTGCGGACAAGGTCAAGGGCAAAAAAGTCAAAATCGACCAGGGGATCGTTGCCGGTTGTTCGGGCGGCATGTTCGAGAATATCAGCGCCATGGCGGATATTATTGCTGGGGCCGATAATGCCGGCAGCAGCTTTCAGCTGAGCGTCTATCCGGCCAGCCAGCCGATCAATCTGGCGCTGACAAAAAACAAATCCATTCAAAAACTCCTGGCGGCCGGCGTTGTCATTCGCAGCGCCTTCTGCGGCCCCTGTTTCGGCGCCGGTGATACCCCTGCCAACAACGCCCTGAGCATCCGGCACACCACCCGCAATTTCCCGAACCGGGAAGGCTCAAAACCCGGCGAAGGCCAGATCGCGGCCGTCGCTCTGATGGACGCCCGCTCGATTGCCGCCACTTACAGAAACGGGGGCTATCTGACCTCTGCGGCCGAAACCCTCGACTATAAGGATCGTTATCCCTACCGCTTCGAAAAAGAAATTTACGATAAAAAAGTTTACAACGGCTTTCGCAAGCCGCTAAAAAAAGAAGCGCTGGTCATGGGTCCCAACATTGCCGACTGGCCGAAAATGGATCCGCTCCCCCGGAATCTGCTTCTCACGGTCGTTTCCATACTGCAGGATCCCGTCACCACCACCGACGAGCTGATTCCTTCCGGAGAAACAGCATCCTACCGCTCCAACCCGCTTAGGCTGGCGGAATTCACCCTGAGCCGGAAAGATCCGGGTTATGTCCAGCGGGCCAAGGACGTCCAGGCCATGTATCATGCCGCTAAAAACAGCTCGGCCGACAAACTTCCGGCCCAAATAAAAGCCATGTACAAAGTTATTTCCGCCCGGATTCCGGGATTCACCGATATGGACAGTCTCGCTAAAAATACCGGAATCGGAAGCCTGGTTTATGCCATAAAACCCGGAGACGGGTCCGCCCGCGAGCAGGCCGCCTCCTGTCAGAAGGTCCTGGGCACCTGGGCCAATATCGCCCGGGAATACGCCACCAAGCGCTACCGCTCAAACTGCATCAACTGGGGAGTTCTGCCATTTATTTCGGAGAGCGAAAAAATAAACTTTTCTTTGAACAGCTCCATTTTCCTGCCCGGAATCCGCACCTTGTTGGAAGAAGCTAAAGAGGATGTTTCCGGCTGGATCATCGAAAACAACACGGTGCGCCCGTTAAAGCTGTCTCTGCCCGGCCTGACGGAAAAGGACCGGCAAATCCTGCTGGCCGGCAACATGATCAACTACCAGGCCGGAAACCGGAAACTGAAGCGCCTGTAAGCTGATAAGAAGGGGTATGCGATAAGAAATAAGAACCCGGCTAAAGGCTTACGGCTCAGGGAAGAGTGAAATAGTTTTTTCCTTGCGCCATGTGCCATGATCCTTAGGCCCATTACTTAAAATTTACTAGCGATTGTTGAACCCTTGACCCCTCGAATCCTGGACCCCTTTCTCCAACTAAATGGACAGCATCCAGCGCACCGTTTGGGCCAGGGCCAGGGAAGCGGCCAGGCCGCCCCACCAGAGCCCGGCAAACCACAGCCATTCTCTTTGCTTTTCAGTAAATGGCTTCATGGGAGGCCTTGCCTCTGAACACGTAGTAACAGAAGGCCGTGTAGCCCAATACCATCGGCAGCATTACCGCCGTTCCCACCAGCAGCAGGGATTGGGATTCCGGCGCTGCAGCCGCCTGCCGGAAACTGACCCCAAACGGCACCAGCCAGGGCCACAGGCTGATCCCCAGGCCCAGATATCCCAGCAGAAAGATTCCGATGCTCAGAAAAAAGGGGCGGTACTCCCTGCCCGTGTGCAAATCACGCCATATCATGATGAAAAGGGCGGCCGTCACAAGGGGCACCGGCAGAAGGTAGAAGAAATTGGGGAGGCTGAACCACAGGGCCCGCACCGCCGCATTCATCGCCGGCATGCTGATGCTGACAATCGCCAGGAACAGACCCACGTATCCGAGCGCGTAAGCCGCGGTTTTTCGCGCCCAGCGCTGGGTGGCCCCGTCGGTTTTCATCACCACCCAGGTGGCGCCCAGGAGCGCATAGCCGAACACCAGTGCAATCCCGGTCATAACGCTATATGCGTTCAGCCAGTCAAAGGCGCCGCCGCTAAAGCTGCGGCCCGTTACGTTGACGCCCTGGACGTAAGCGCCCACGAACATTCCTTGCATAAAGGCGGCCGCCAGGGATCCGAAATGAAACGCATAGTCCCAGATCACCCGGGAACGGTTTGCCTTGAAGCGAAACTCAAAGGCCACCCCGCGGAAAATGAGGCCCAGCAGCATCAGGATCACCGGGATGTAGAGCGCCGGCATCAGAACAGCGTAAGCCAGGGGAAAAGCCGCAAACAGCCCGCCGCCGCCCAGTACCAGCCAGGTTTCGTTGCCGTCCCAGAAGGGCGCGATTGAGTTCATCATGCGGTCCCGGCACTGGTCCGAAGGGGCGAAAGGAAACAGGATTCCCACCCCCAGATCAAATCCGTCGAGGATAACGTAAAGGATGACCGCCGTGATGATCAGGCCGTACCAGATCAGCGGCAAATCCAGAAATGATTCGAAACTAAACATGCCGGCCTCCTTTTTCTGAAACCAGTTTTGTCACCAGCGGGGGCTGGGCCACGCCGTGGGAACCGTAGGTGTCTTCTTCAGACGGCGGACCCTTGCCGATGAGCCGCAGGATATAATAACATCCGGCGCCGAAAACTACGGCATAGGTAAAAACAAAAGCGGCCAGGGATATGGCGATGGGGCCGCCGGAAAGGGGTGAGACGGCATCCGCCGTCCGCAGAACGCCATAGACGACATAGGGCTGTCGGCCGACTTCGG
This window encodes:
- a CDS encoding MFS transporter; its protein translation is MNTGLNHSIKPHLGSFSAALHFINRQQRDWKVTVGRTSLDKLAYQMIFPYLSIYIVALGASATQLGMVNSVGMICAGVASPLVGWFIDRTGPKKIYLTGIGFMAISYLMYSLAGGWTITIFAMIAYWLGQSVSTQSCATVCGNCLQNQDRATGMTICETVAAGLLGMVGPMLAAWLITAFGGVSVDGIRPLFFVALAISIGSLLLVYTQLSNRKWNNVNRSPQNLFSDLYGIIRGGRYLRRWLVLAAIGNLPLGMIFPFSQVFANEAKGADGFILAAMVTGASLTSIVLAIPLGRLADSIGRKRVLYLTIPLFWVSNAILVWATSPAWLVIAGVLQGFYWIGAPIAMAMERELVPADQMGRWLGITRCFRMLLNAAMAFLAGLIWDKIGPQYVFMAFVALDLLIRMPLLISMPETLKTRFPA
- the cfa gene encoding cyclopropane fatty acyl phospholipid synthase, which codes for MAGNALLHRFERLLALADVEIGGTRAWDIHIHNQGLYTRVMTGGSLALGQSYMDGWWDCPRLDEFFFRILRAQLDTMVKPRTWLLDSLKVGLFNRQKPSRAYQVGSHHYDMDIHFYRHMLDDRLIYSCGFWETATTLEAAQENKLNLVCRKLDLQPGMRVLDIGCGWGWTAKFIAERFDVEVVGITVSDRQAAYAKELCRGLPIDIRLQDYRKIDESFDRVLSIGMFEHVGHKNYAGFMRVVRNCLKDDESLFLLHTIGTNQSDTVTDPWIERYIFPNSILPSAKQICAAVEGVFVLEDWHSFGPDYDRTLLQWFRNLDKNWEILSASYDNHFYRMWKYYLLSCAGSFRARKNQLWQLVLSPKGILRGYRTQRHYV
- a CDS encoding 30S ribosomal protein S1: MSDDINNEKEHEEESFADLFESYSAGMKDDLKVGDKIMARIISIGKNSVFLDTGTKVDGVVEGAELLDKDGNMPYHEGDEIELYVVLQNEHEIRLSKAISGVGGIELLQDAFASAIPVEGKVSATCKGGFHVEMLQRRTFCPISQIDVNFVETPEDYVGQTFQFLITQFEERGRNIVVSRRKLLAKAMEKEKEAFLETLNKGDLIEGRVTRLMPYGAFVELTPGLEGMVHISELSWSRVDKPDDIVQANDRVMVKVVDISESDKKNQKKIALSMKQVSGDPWDTVAEKIHAGDKVNGKVTRCMDFGAFVEIAPGIEGLVHVSEMSYVKRIIKPDDVVKPGEMVSVLVKELDPKGRRISLSLRAAEGDPWLEVSDKFRVGQIVTGTLEKKEKFGYFISLAPGITGLLPKSKISASEKPAAIEGLKVGDPLAVTVESIRLHERKISLAAGDATDEGAWKNFAPAAPQEPAGDLAEKLRQAMAEKNNK
- a CDS encoding hydratase encodes the protein MTTISKAKGIYLINNMEVVEDNDKSTQKRVDAACRRQGLKATEAQNLVPDKLKQETIAYGILQSHNKGRDKESLNISFDSLASHDITYVGITQTARAGGLERFPLPHVLTNCHNSLCAVGGTINEDDHVFGLSAAKKYGGIFVPTHLAVIHQYVREMMSGCGRMILGADSHTRYGALGTMGVGEGAPELVKQLLGETWDIQYPDVVAVYLEGTPPKGTGPQDVALALVAALFQSGYVKNKVMEFVGPGISNLSVEFRIGIDVMTTETTCLSSIWTTDKEVKKYYRVHGRENDFSVLAPGPVAYYDGLVRVDLSKIEPMIALPFHPSNAYAISDFKKNAGDILRKTEKEAAALFDRQRVAFSLADKVKGKKVKIDQGIVAGCSGGMFENISAMADIIAGADNAGSSFQLSVYPASQPINLALTKNKSIQKLLAAGVVIRSAFCGPCFGAGDTPANNALSIRHTTRNFPNREGSKPGEGQIAAVALMDARSIAATYRNGGYLTSAAETLDYKDRYPYRFEKEIYDKKVYNGFRKPLKKEALVMGPNIADWPKMDPLPRNLLLTVVSILQDPVTTTDELIPSGETASYRSNPLRLAEFTLSRKDPGYVQRAKDVQAMYHAAKNSSADKLPAQIKAMYKVISARIPGFTDMDSLAKNTGIGSLVYAIKPGDGSAREQAASCQKVLGTWANIAREYATKRYRSNCINWGVLPFISESEKINFSLNSSIFLPGIRTLLEEAKEDVSGWIIENNTVRPLKLSLPGLTEKDRQILLAGNMINYQAGNRKLKRL
- the cydB gene encoding cytochrome d ubiquinol oxidase subunit II, with the translated sequence MFSFESFLDLPLIWYGLIITAVILYVILDGFDLGVGILFPFAPSDQCRDRMMNSIAPFWDGNETWLVLGGGGLFAAFPLAYAVLMPALYIPVILMLLGLIFRGVAFEFRFKANRSRVIWDYAFHFGSLAAAFMQGMFVGAYVQGVNVTGRSFSGGAFDWLNAYSVMTGIALVFGYALLGATWVVMKTDGATQRWARKTAAYALGYVGLFLAIVSISMPAMNAAVRALWFSLPNFFYLLPVPLVTAALFIMIWRDLHTGREYRPFFLSIGIFLLGYLGLGISLWPWLVPFGVSFRQAAAAPESQSLLLVGTAVMLPMVLGYTAFCYYVFRGKASHEAIY